One part of the Neoarius graeffei isolate fNeoGra1 chromosome 2, fNeoGra1.pri, whole genome shotgun sequence genome encodes these proteins:
- the cd74a gene encoding CD74 molecule, major histocompatibility complex, class II invariant chain a isoform X2, giving the protein MEEPNDALLERASSSETVVQRDRKDNGKALKVAGLTVLACLLLAGQAFTAYYVVGQKDHLQALQQGQDTLKKELTRMLTVAPKMMATSKTNMPMMMALNENGPKQRIPLTRLQSSSFSTQKEGSGLVDGPRTFPRKAMVPMNSMPLLTEISVDKLEEEAKTTELPAAVLETKCKLDAKDIKPGFYQPQCDEEGNFKPKQCWHSTGYCWCVDKNGKQIEGTLTRGPLDCGNVN; this is encoded by the exons ATGGAGGAGCCAAATGATGCCCTGCTCGAGAGAGCCTCCAGCTCCGAGACTGTGGTCCAGCGCGATCG GAAAGACAATGGTAAAGCACTGAAGGTGGCCGGTCTGACCGTGCTGGCATGTCTCCTGCTGGCTGGTCAGGCCTTCACGGCCTACTATGTCGTGGGACAGAAGGATCATCTCCAAGCTCTGCAGCAGGGTCAGGACACCCTGAAGAAGGAGCTCACTCGCATGCTAACAG TTGCTCCTAAAATGATGGCAACCTCCAAGACCAACATGCCAATGATGATGGCCCTTAATGAGAATGGCCCAAAGCAGCGTATACCACTCACG AGACTGCAGTCATCCAGCTTCTCAACCCAGAAGGAGGGAAGTGGCCTTGTGGATG GCCCCAGAACGTTTCCTCGGAAGGCGATGGTGCCCATGAACAGCATGCCTCTGCTCACTGAGATCAGTGTGGACAAGCTTGAGGAGGAGGCCAAGACCACTGAACTTCCTG CTGCCGTGCTTGAGACTAAGTGTAAGCTCGACGCTAAGGACATCAAACCAGGCTTCTATCAGCCACAGTGCGATGAGGAGGGCAACTTCAAACCCAAGCAGTGCTGGCACAGCACTGGCTATTGCTGGTGTGTGGATAAGAACGGCAAGCAGATCGAGGGAACTCTGACACGCGGTCCTCTGGATTGCGGCAATG TCAACTAA
- the cd74a gene encoding CD74 molecule, major histocompatibility complex, class II invariant chain a isoform X1, protein MEEPNDALLERASSSETVVQRDRKDNGKALKVAGLTVLACLLLAGQAFTAYYVVGQKDHLQALQQGQDTLKKELTRMLTVAPKMMATSKTNMPMMMALNENGPKQRIPLTRLQSSSFSTQKEGSGLVDEGPRTFPRKAMVPMNSMPLLTEISVDKLEEEAKTTELPAAVLETKCKLDAKDIKPGFYQPQCDEEGNFKPKQCWHSTGYCWCVDKNGKQIEGTLTRGPLDCGNVN, encoded by the exons ATGGAGGAGCCAAATGATGCCCTGCTCGAGAGAGCCTCCAGCTCCGAGACTGTGGTCCAGCGCGATCG GAAAGACAATGGTAAAGCACTGAAGGTGGCCGGTCTGACCGTGCTGGCATGTCTCCTGCTGGCTGGTCAGGCCTTCACGGCCTACTATGTCGTGGGACAGAAGGATCATCTCCAAGCTCTGCAGCAGGGTCAGGACACCCTGAAGAAGGAGCTCACTCGCATGCTAACAG TTGCTCCTAAAATGATGGCAACCTCCAAGACCAACATGCCAATGATGATGGCCCTTAATGAGAATGGCCCAAAGCAGCGTATACCACTCACG AGACTGCAGTCATCCAGCTTCTCAACCCAGAAGGAGGGAAGTGGCCTTGTGGATG AAGGCCCCAGAACGTTTCCTCGGAAGGCGATGGTGCCCATGAACAGCATGCCTCTGCTCACTGAGATCAGTGTGGACAAGCTTGAGGAGGAGGCCAAGACCACTGAACTTCCTG CTGCCGTGCTTGAGACTAAGTGTAAGCTCGACGCTAAGGACATCAAACCAGGCTTCTATCAGCCACAGTGCGATGAGGAGGGCAACTTCAAACCCAAGCAGTGCTGGCACAGCACTGGCTATTGCTGGTGTGTGGATAAGAACGGCAAGCAGATCGAGGGAACTCTGACACGCGGTCCTCTGGATTGCGGCAATG TCAACTAA